CGCCGTCGAGGGCGAGGCCGGCCCGGAGGGTGGCCACCGCCTGGAAGGGCTTGGCGGTGGAGCGCGGGAAGACCGGTGCGTCCGGTGCGCCGAGCGCGTACTCGACCGTGCCGTCGGCGGCGAGCAGCACCAGGGAGCCGCGGTGGCGGCCCTCGGTGAAGCCGGAGCGTATGACCTCGGCGAGGGCGGGCAGGGCGGACAGCGGCATGGAGTACTCCTGACGGCGGTTGCACTGGGTGAGGGTGGCCCGGCCGCCGCCCGCTCCTCAGCCCCCCGTGAGCAGGTCGTCGACCCGTGCTTCCCCTTCACGGTACCTGCGGGTGATTTCGGCACTGCAGTCGTCCGCCGTCCGCTGCAGCAGCTGGCGGCGGCCGGAGACCTCACGCTCGTGCCGGGTGAGCCGCTCGACGGCGGCCAGCAGGGCGGAGGTGGGGTGCGCCGCGAGGTCGGCGAGCCGGACGTCGCCCATCAGCGTGTCGGCCTCCCGCTGGTACTGCTCGCCGCGCGGAGGCCCGAGCGTGACGTGCCGGGCCGGGCGGCGGACGGAGGAGGGCAGGTCGGCCAGGATCGCCGGCAGCCGGTCGACCAGGTCGGCAGGGGCGGGCGGGGCGAGGTCGTGCGGCACCCGGCGGCGGGCGAGCTCGGCCCGCAGGATGTCCATCCGGCCCTGCAGCAGACGGCGGAGGTACGAGAGGTCGGCCTCCTGTTCCTGTGCGTCGCGCCGCAGCGTCCGTAGCTGGTCGAGGCCCAGCCCGCCGATGTCGCTCGCGTCCATCCACCACCTGCCGTTGTTCCTGCGTCCGGGGCCGGTGCGGCCCGTACGTGAGCACGCCCGGCAGCCCCCGGGGAGTTCCCGGCGGGGGCCGGTGCCACCCGCTCGGGCTATCGGCGGCCCGCGCCGTGGCCGGTGCGGCCGGGCCGTGCGCGGGCGGCCGTCGACAGCGTCCCACCCCGGTGGGCGGCCGCGCACCGCCCGGCACCCGAACGGCCCCCCTGGCGAACCGCCATGGCTGGTACGACAATTGGCGGCTGCGCGCTGACCTGCGCCGACCTCGGCGCACGCGCGCGCCACCCGGCGCACGCCGATGCGCCGCGCGCCTCCGGCAGAATGGCGGCATGCGAGCAGTGGTGCAGCGGGTGTCGGAGGCGGCCGTCCGGGTGGACGGCGAGTGCGTGGGCGCGTTCGAGGGGCCCGGGCTGTGCGTCCTGGTCGGCGCGACGCACGAGGACACCCCGGCGAAGGCGGCCCAGCTGGCCCGCAAGCTGTGGACGCTGCGGCTCTTCCCCGGCACGCCGGAGCTGTCCTGCGAGGAGCTGGGCGCGCCGCTGCTGGTGATCAGTCAGTTCACGCTGTACGGCGACGCACGCAAGGGCCGCCGGCCCACCTGGAACGCCGCGGCGCCCGGCCCGGTCGCCGAGCCGCTGGTGGACGCGGTGGTGGCCGAGCTGCGGGCGCTGGGCGCCAAGGTGGAGACCGGGCGGTTCGGCGCCGACATGAAGGTGTCCCTGGTGAACGACGGCCCGTTCACCGTGCTGCTGGAGGTCTGACCCCCGGCGGCTACTGCGGGACGATCACGTCCTGGGTGCCGGGCACGCCGTCGGCGAGCAGCACGGCGTCGACCGGGACGTTCCGCTTCACCAGCGCCATGGCGATCGGCCCGAGCTCCCAGTGGCGGGCCGAGGAGGTCACGAAGCCGAGCGGCCGCCCGTCCTCGCCGTCCGAGGCGAGCCGGACCTGGGCGCCGTGCGGCGGCAGCTTCTCCTCGGTGCCGTCCAGGTGCAGGAAGACCAACCGGCGCGGCGGGCGGCCGAGGTTGTGCACCCGGGCGACCGTCTCCTGGCCGCGGTAGCAGCCCTTCTGCAGGTGGACGGCGGTGGCCAGCCAGTCGACCTCGTGCGGGATGGTGCGGTGGTCGGTCTCGAAGCCGAGCCGCGGGCGGTGGCCCTCGATCCGGAGCGCCTCGTACGCCCAGACGCCGGCCGCGGGCCCGTAACCGGCCGTCAGCTTCTCCAGCTCGGCCCGCGGGAGGAACAGGTCGCGGCCGTAGGGGAGTTCGCGGACGGCGGCGGCGCCGTCGGCCGAGGCGGCGGAGCCGGCCGGCAGGTGCACCACGGCGTAGTCGGCGGTCGCGTCGGCGATCTCCACCCGGTAGAAGAACTTCATGCTCTCCAGGTAGCCGAGCAGCGCGGGCACGGTGCCGGGCTCGACGTGCGCCCAGGTGGTCGCGCCGTCGTCGACCAGGAAGAGGGCGTGCTCGACGTGCCCGTGCGGGGAGAGGATCAGGGCGTCCGTCGCCTGCTGCGGGGGCAGCGCGCTGACGTGCTGGGTGAGCAGCAGGTGCAGCCAGGAGAGCCGGTCGGGGCCGCTGACGGTGACCACACCGCGGTGCGACAGGTCGACGAAGCCGCGGCCGGCGGCGAGCTCGCGCTGTTCGCGGAAGAGGTCGCCGTAGTGGGCGGCGACACCCTCGTCGGGTCCCTCGGCGGGGACGGCGCCGGGCAGGGCGAGCAGCGGGCTCTTGGTTCCGGTCATACCGGCCAGCTTACGACTGCGCGCCGGCCCGCTTTTCGGTGCAGTCGGCGCAGCGGCCGAAGATCGCGAAGTGCTTGAGGTCGGTGTCGAAGCCGTGCTCGGCGCGCAGGCTCTCGATCAGCGGGGCGGCGATCGCGGTGTCGGTCTCGGTGACCTTGTCGCAGTCCCGGCAGACCAGGTGCAGATGGGTGTGGCGGCCGGCCAGGTGGTAGGTCGGGGCGCCGTGGCCGAGGTGGGCGTGCGAGACCAGGCCGAGCTCCTCCAGCAGCTCCAGCGTCCGGTAGACGGTGGAGATGTTGACCCCGCTGGCGGTCTTGCGGACGTGCCCGAGGATCTCGTCCGGGGTGGCGTGGTCCAGCACATCGACCGCCTCCAGGACGAGCTGGCGCTG
This genomic window from Streptomyces sp. TLI_235 contains:
- a CDS encoding D-tyrosyl-tRNA(Tyr) deacylase — protein: MRAVVQRVSEAAVRVDGECVGAFEGPGLCVLVGATHEDTPAKAAQLARKLWTLRLFPGTPELSCEELGAPLLVISQFTLYGDARKGRRPTWNAAAPGPVAEPLVDAVVAELRALGAKVETGRFGADMKVSLVNDGPFTVLLEV
- a CDS encoding Fur family nickel uptake regulator, with translation MANTETPTDWKSDLRQRGYRLTPQRQLVLEAVDVLDHATPDEILGHVRKTASGVNISTVYRTLELLEELGLVSHAHLGHGAPTYHLAGRHTHLHLVCRDCDKVTETDTAIAAPLIESLRAEHGFDTDLKHFAIFGRCADCTEKRAGAQS